A region of the Channa argus isolate prfri chromosome 3, Channa argus male v1.0, whole genome shotgun sequence genome:
GCTGATGAATCCTCTGCGATCAGTCTGCTGCTCAACAACAGTTTGTAAGCAGTTTCTCAGGTGGGACTCACTTTGAAAATCACTGTCAGGTCTGTGAATTAGCAGCTGTTTACATGTCTGGCATCATTTAGTACTGAAGGAGAACAGTACTACTTTTACCAAGTATTTCAATAACTGTGGATGCAGgactaaaaaaaactgcagcacaatACACAAAAGTGACTGTGCATCAGCCTggtttcaaaataatttaatgataAAAAGTTAACtgattagaagaaaaaaaaattcccccCAGTTCCTGAGTTACAAAACAGACTCACTGTCCCTCTAAACCTCTTGTCACTGCTCGTTGCCTCATCAGATCCAGCCCTACGAGAAGATCAAGTCGAAGGGTCTCCCTGACAACATCACCACCAACCTCAACAAGCTCGCTGTGGTCAAACTCAATGGCGGCCTGGGAACCAGCATGGGCTGCAAGGGCCCCAAGAGTCTGATCAGCGTCCGCAGCGAAAACACTTTCCTGGACCTGACGGTGCAGCAGATCGAGGTAAAGACGCTCCAGACACCTCAACGGGCAGCTCTGAGAACTGAACCTCAGAGGATCACGTTTTcacctgtgtttctgtttttcagcatcTGAACAAAACCTATAACGCCGATGTGCCGCTGGTCCTTATGAACTCCTTCAACACGGACGAAGACACAAAGAAGATCCTGCAGAAGTACAAACACCACAGGGTCAACATCCACACCTTCAACCAGAGCAGGTACAGCACTCACCTGGGGACACACATGGGGTCTGAAAGTCCACATCCAGTCTCGTTCTACAACAGTTTAAAGTAAACCTGATTGTTGGGGTCTTTCACCCCCTCAGAAATATCTGAGTATGAAGCGCTGGTTGTTCTGTAGAACTGCTGTTTTTAACATTATAAGTAGTTTTTTATCACTCGTGGTCAGTATCACAGCAACTACAACATAAAGACCAACACAGTCACTGTGTCATATTGTGGAGGGAGGTGGAGCCAAGaaaagttaatatttaatgtttgaaatatgtttgtgtCAGTTTACAGTGTTTACTGTCTCTGAATGCTGCACCTGAACTGCCACTGTAACTACTTCATCTTCAGTCTCACATTTTACGGTCATAAAGATTAATGCCAACACAATAGTATATTCTACTTCAAAACCCTTTGTGCTTTCTGAAAAACACGCGCAGCTTCAcgttgtgtaaaaaaaattatttttaaaatcaggaaTCATATATGTAAACAAGCTAAATCTTACACAGATTGTAGAATAACCAATGAGTTTTGGCCTATAACCTTCATCAGGGTCTGTTAtaagatgtttaaaaagaaaaaacaccaatTGTAAACAGGCACATATATAAtagcaagaaaaaaagtcagtatacagtacaaatgagtatgaaaccaacaaacacacacacatttgcactaaGGTTCATGTTGTTGCACAGTGTTACATCAGTAGTATGACTGGATATTACAGtgggagcagcagagagaaaagatcACTGTCACTGAAGGAGCTGTGTCATACAGGGGGTGGGACTCGATAGCTTTCCTACCATCCTCCTTTCTCCTGTACCGTGTCCAGGGGGCATCCACAGGACTGTGCTGGCCTTCCTGATCCACCTATCCATCCTCTCCCTGTCTGCTGTAGAGCAGACCTGGTGGCCACCATTGATCTTACTGGAGCGTTTACAGTAAAGTGCTGTGACTGCTGGCTGTGCTCAGTGTTACAACACTTTAGTAGAAGTATTTTCTAAGAATGTaaatttctgtcttttgaaATTCTAACTAGTCTTAATATTGTTACACAGGTATCCTAGAATCAACAAAGAGTCCCTGCTGCCAGCTGCCAAACACATGGGGATGAGCGGTGACAACGCGGAGGCCTGGTACCCGCCGGGTCACGGGGACATTTATGCCAGCTTCTACAACTCTGGGCTGCTGGACAAACTCATCGCTGAGGGGAAAGAGTACATCTTCGTGTCCAACATCGACAACCTGGGAGCCACCGTGGACCTCTTCATCCTCCACCACCTGATGAGTCAGCCCGCCGACAAACGCTGCGAGTTCATCATGGAGGTCACAGACAAGACCAGAGCGGACGTCAAGGTTAGAATGTTTCTATTCATGTGACGGTCTGAGCCAGGCATGGCGAGGTTCTGCTCCGGCCTCTCAGCTCTTTGTTTCCCTCCTGCAGGGTGGTACTCTGATCCAGTATGAGGACCACCTGAGGCTGCTGGAGATCGCTCAGGTCCCAAAGGCCCACGTGGACGAGTTCAAGTCCGTCACCAAGTTCAAGATCTTCAACACCAACAATCTGTGGATCTCTCTGCCCGCCGTCAAGAGGCTGCAGGAGAAGAACTCCATGGACCTGGAGATCATCGTCAACCCAAAGGTGACAAACACTTCTGAAGCCTGTTGGCGTGATTGTTATCatagtaaataatttaaactgtgtttaagCAAAatggtttgctttttttctttgttctttctccTTCCGTTACAGTAAGTGGTAAAACACCTGTAGTAGGTCATGTGGTTGGCATTTTTCAGAAGaacctttaaaacacattggtgtgtttgtttttgtaatgcaGTTGTAAAACCGCTTTGAAGTTTATCCTGAAATTAAGCATCTGTGGACTTTCTCTAAGTGCTGAGTGACAGATTCAggtattttaaaagtgtgtcaAGAGGTTGAGCAGAGGCTGAGTTTGTGCAGGTTCAAAGTTAATTTTAGGACTGCACATGAAAATACaacttatttatattttaatataataattcaaagtaTGCACTGCAGAGCAGTATTCCTCCACAAAATAGGCCAGTCTTAActggtaatctgtgttttaaagaGTAATATGACGTCTCCccacaacaaaattaaattaagagcttgttccattcagtaacagcaaaaaaataagtttGGCTTATTACTAAAATCATGTTCATAGAATTATAAATCACTTCATAATCACAAATAAgtctttatctttaaaaacagcCTCCAAAACTGAATCAGCTCCTGAGTCTGAACATTTCCACCTTCGTAACGGAGGATTAACGGCAGGgctgttggattagactgacttagtttgagCCCAGTAAACTTATAACTCAGTTGTGAgtaattttcatatttacaaaGTCCCCAGAGACTCAGTAACATTTCCTTAATCATTTGGAAACTGTTTGAacggtgtttctagctgaaagcaGGCTGAAGCAGTGTGGAACCTTCAGAAGAAGAATAACTAGAATATCATTACTGTGAGTGCTCCAGGATCCACAGTAGATTATTGATGTTACCTTTTTCAGTATGTCCGAAGTATATTTTTAATCGATTCTCAAAGTTCATAAATGAGGTGTTTTCCAGACAGTTTTCTGACAGAATCATTCACAGAAACTGATTTATAACTGTTATTccctgcagcaaaaatactTAAGGTCTTTATGAAGAAACTGAAGTCAAAAATCCTGCACAAAAATCACAACTAAAGCTAAATCCCAACTCTCAGCACAAATGTCCTCCAGTGGTGCAGTGTCAGACTCTTCATCCAACCCCTGAACCTCTCCACAGACATTGGACGGCGGTCTGAACGTCATCCAGCTGGAGACGGCCGTCGGCGCCGCAATCAAGAGCTTCAAGAACGCCATGGGTGTGAACGTGCCCCGCAGCCGCTTCCTGCCCGTGAAGACGTCGTCCGACCTGCTGCTGGTGATGTCGAACCTGTACAGCCTGGACGCCGGCTCGCTCACCATGAGCAAGAAGAGGGAGTTTCAAACCACGCCGCACGTTAAACTGGGCAGCTCCTTCACCAAAGTCAGTATCTGAGATGCACGTTGTGCTGCCACAGGGTCAGAATAATCAGAAGCCGAGAGGTTATGAAAGATACCTGTACTGTTCTTAGCTTATGTTGACACTTCAGTAAAgtgagttatttatttatttgtagatATCAGTAGAATTGGATCATATTGGAAACAAATGAGGTAAAAAAGGCAAAACCCTCGACCACATTACTGTTTccaacaagacacaaacatgaAGCTCACAGTCTTTAAGTATTAACGTTCTAAAATAAGATCATTAAATACGTTTGGAGACAAAGACTATTTTTAGagactattttattttattgtgttagaAATCAGCCAGACCACAACGTGAAGTTCAAAGTTCAGAAGTGGAGGAGAACTTTCTCTGCGACATCATGTTTTCTTCTACTCTGCAGGTTCATGACTTTCTGGCCAGGTTTGAAAACATCCCTGACATGTTGGAGCTCGATCACCTCACCGTGTCCGGAGACGTCACCTTTGGGAAGAACGTCTCTCTGAAGGTAAAATCATGTGTCCGAAATCTGAATTTACTGCTCACTTTTGAGTTAACATCACACGTagtgacagaaacagacactATAGTTTCATGTGTCAAAGACCAAACAAATCATAATGGAAATGT
Encoded here:
- the LOC137124473 gene encoding UTP--glucose-1-phosphate uridylyltransferase-like isoform X2; this translates as MTEFQEKLRQQHEESMHRELEALLATADRAEAEISRKDFDGFKKLFHRFLQVKGPSVEWPKINRPPEDSIQPYEKIKSKGLPDNITTNLNKLAVVKLNGGLGTSMGCKGPKSLISVRSENTFLDLTVQQIEHLNKTYNADVPLVLMNSFNTDEDTKKILQKYKHHRVNIHTFNQSRYPRINKESLLPAAKHMGMSGDNAEAWYPPGHGDIYASFYNSGLLDKLIAEGKEYIFVSNIDNLGATVDLFILHHLMSQPADKRCEFIMEVTDKTRADVKGGTLIQYEDHLRLLEIAQVPKAHVDEFKSVTKFKIFNTNNLWISLPAVKRLQEKNSMDLEIIVNPKTLDGGLNVIQLETAVGAAIKSFKNAMGVNVPRSRFLPVKTSSDLLLVMSNLYSLDAGSLTMSKKREFQTTPHVKLGSSFTKVHDFLARFENIPDMLELDHLTVSGDVTFGKNVSLKGTVIIIANHGDRIDIPAGAMLENKIVSGNLRILDH
- the LOC137124473 gene encoding UTP--glucose-1-phosphate uridylyltransferase-like isoform X1, whose protein sequence is MSLLVSDLTRGAMTEFQEKLRQQHEESMHRELEALLATADRAEAEISRKDFDGFKKLFHRFLQVKGPSVEWPKINRPPEDSIQPYEKIKSKGLPDNITTNLNKLAVVKLNGGLGTSMGCKGPKSLISVRSENTFLDLTVQQIEHLNKTYNADVPLVLMNSFNTDEDTKKILQKYKHHRVNIHTFNQSRYPRINKESLLPAAKHMGMSGDNAEAWYPPGHGDIYASFYNSGLLDKLIAEGKEYIFVSNIDNLGATVDLFILHHLMSQPADKRCEFIMEVTDKTRADVKGGTLIQYEDHLRLLEIAQVPKAHVDEFKSVTKFKIFNTNNLWISLPAVKRLQEKNSMDLEIIVNPKTLDGGLNVIQLETAVGAAIKSFKNAMGVNVPRSRFLPVKTSSDLLLVMSNLYSLDAGSLTMSKKREFQTTPHVKLGSSFTKVHDFLARFENIPDMLELDHLTVSGDVTFGKNVSLKGTVIIIANHGDRIDIPAGAMLENKIVSGNLRILDH